The Rhizobium leguminosarum nucleotide sequence GATCGTTGTCGATGACGATAATCTGCTCGTCGCGCCATCCGAGGGCGACAGCACGCCCCCGAAGGGCGTTGTTGCGCGGATCACCCGGCGACTGATATTGGGCTTTGGTTTTCAGTCTCCTGATCGGGGTTTTGATGATGCCGCATAAGTTCAATGCCGACCGACGGGACAAGATAGCCAAGCAGAAGTTTAAGGTGACGAATTGGGCGGCCTATAATGAAAGCCTGCGTCAACGTGGTGATTTGACCGTGTGGGTGAGTGATGAGGCCCTTGCTTTATGGACGGCGCCGAGGCGGAGATCGCGGGGCGGTCAGCCGAAATACTCGGATCTGGCGATCACATTGTGCTTGACCCTACGCGTCGTCTACGGGCTGGCGCTACGCCAGACCCAAGGTCTGATGCGCAGCGTTGCGGCGCTGATGGAGTTCGATATTGCCGTGCCTGACTTCTCCACCCTGTCGCGCCGGAGCAAAGGGCTGGCGTTGCCGTCGACAAAGTCCGGAGCCAGAGCGTCCGGTCCTGTTTATCTGGTGGTCGATAGCACGGGGTTAAAAGTCTTCGGTGAGGGCGAGTGGCTGGAAAACAAGCACACAATCAAGGTGAAACGTAAAAGATGGCGCAAGCTTCACATTGGTCTTGATCTTGCTAGTGGTGAGATTGTCTGCGCGGATCTAACCACGGATGATGTTGGCGATCCGACCGCTTTGCCAGGTCTTCTGGATCAGATTGATGGCCCAGTTGCCAAGTTTATCGCTGATGGCGCCTATGACGGAGCGCCGACCCGTGATCTTCTGGAGACACGCTTCGGCGAGATCGTGGAGATCATTATCCCGCCTCCCAAGACAGCAGTTGAAAGTCCGCAATCGGCGTTCAATCCAACGGTACGGGACCGCCATATCGCCGAAATCGAAAACAAGGGCCGGATGGCTTGGCAGAAATCCACCGGCTATAACCAGCGCAGCCGGGTGGAGACCCAGATGGGTAGATGGAAGACGGTCATTGGGCCAAAACTCAAAGCGAGGAACTTCGACAATCAGAAAACAGAAGCCAAGATCGGCGTCCACGTTCTCAACCGGATGACTGAACTTGGCCGTCCAGAATTGCGGCGTGTTGTATGAAAAATCCCAAGGGTGGGGTTATCTCGTACAGAATCTGATCCCTGCAACACGTCCGCTCGTACCTGAAGACGGCGACCTGCTGAACGGCGAATTGCTCGAAGGCGTCAAATCGCCGACGCAGGGCGCCGAGGACTGGCTGACCTTTGAGCGCCAACGGGTCGACGAGTTGCGCTCCGCC carries:
- a CDS encoding IS5 family transposase; this translates as MPHKFNADRRDKIAKQKFKVTNWAAYNESLRQRGDLTVWVSDEALALWTAPRRRSRGGQPKYSDLAITLCLTLRVVYGLALRQTQGLMRSVAALMEFDIAVPDFSTLSRRSKGLALPSTKSGARASGPVYLVVDSTGLKVFGEGEWLENKHTIKVKRKRWRKLHIGLDLASGEIVCADLTTDDVGDPTALPGLLDQIDGPVAKFIADGAYDGAPTRDLLETRFGEIVEIIIPPPKTAVESPQSAFNPTVRDRHIAEIENKGRMAWQKSTGYNQRSRVETQMGRWKTVIGPKLKARNFDNQKTEAKIGVHVLNRMTELGRPELRRVV